In Alnus glutinosa chromosome 7, dhAlnGlut1.1, whole genome shotgun sequence, the sequence tgtggaatattgttcaaacattcatattaagattaaatgatacattaatgcaagaaattgtgttatgtaggaattacaaaagaaatcaaagagtaaaagccaagatGTGGGTCAAAAAAAGAAGTCTATCCTATGCCCAAGATAGAGTCCAATGTGTAAAACaagaagaggtgaaaccaaactgcTGGACCCACGAATTGGATAAATattctaatactactacatgacaaaaccaagaagaaaaatgtgtctttggctcttataaaaagaagcggagttttatttcaagtgtaagagagagacatgGAACAAAGAGAAGACTGAGATTCTTATAGTAGTACGaatcccaaaagaagaatgactcttATATCTATAAGAGAAGCAACAACAAGGAGGCCggaaaattgcagaaaaaataagaagaagacgTTCAGCTCAAGATCAAAGAAGACAGCGACGACGGTtcaagatttatttttgttttcttctcagttattttattttgctagcacgatgtttatgattttaacgatgaaatttatttacataatcatgtctagctaaatttcTAGCTGAGGCTAAGGGTgaaacttttaataagattgtagtatttatttttcaactcttttatggtttttaatgtaagatctttttaattgatggcatgatttattcttagaaaaatgtttttgttcTGCAAAATTCCTTGATTCATTGTTAACTACGGGTACAATGAATGCTTTAAATTCCCTGCgaatcaaataaccaattttgcgtaataaaatcaatcaattttaagattaatctttCGATAGTATTTTCTCTTGGTATTCACTGATCTATTCTTCGATCATCACATGAGTtgcgaaataaatattataattttgttaaaagtaaaacccCAATGCCTTAGCAATcccttttaattgttattttcattatatattttatttgcatcattcaactaaatcatctatcataaatttttcttaattttatttttttttagtgttctttgttTCCCAAATCCCTGTGGTTCGGCACTCGACTTCCGAGAATTACTACTTCGCGACAACCTGCACCTGGGTTCGCACACTTAAGTTGTCAACAACATACTTGTTGTGAAATGGATAAGGCTTCTCGTATTGTGGGTCCCTCTAGATTTCTATCAACACCTCGTTAATGGGAGAATTCAAAGGAGTCCACTCATCTATGAAAAATTGGTAATACTTCGCAGGCTCTTTTTTGGTGTCAGTCCATTTTTCTTCCTTCCgggctttttctttcttcccagGGTTGCTTGACTCCTCAATCTTTTGTTTCTGAGATTCTTTCAGAGCCACGAGGATTTCTTCCTAGTTTACGTATCTCTCAATCACATCCGTGAGATCAACCAGATTCTCAGGATGATTGAGAGCAATCTCAGACATAAGGGGCCCTTCCACCCGTAATCCTTGGTAAAGAGCAGAATAAACCATCTCCTCAGTTGGGTTATCAACCGTGAGCTTCGCTTGATTAAACCGGATCACATAATCCTTCAGAGACTCATCTCCCTTTTGGCGCATCGCCATCAATTGCCCGGACGGCTTCTTCCGTTTGCACCCAACTAGGAATTGGGTTATAAATTTTCGTCCGAGATCTTCAAAACTCATGATGGAACTCGGTGGGAGTTTTcggaaccagtctcgggcagaACCGGACAAGGTGAGTGGGAAGGCTCGGCAGGCCAGTTCCTGCGGAGTCCCCTGCAGATCCATGTGCGTTTTGTAGTTGTCCAGGTGCTCGGTGGGATCCTCAACCCCGGTATAAGTTTGGATAGCCGGAACTTTGAATTTTTCCGGCAATTGGATTGCCATGATACACTCAGCGAATGGGGAAGACCTGTTCAAGAGACTATCTACTCGAGAAATTTTCCCATTGCCCTTTTGCTGGATTTCAAGCTGCAATTGGTTATACTTTTCTTCATACTTCTCATCGAGCGTGGCAATGGCTTCATTGAGTCTTCTTTCTTCATAACGGTGATTCATCATCCCTTCGCTAGGAGGAGGGTTCACGACTCCTTTAGCTCGCTGAGATCGGTTTTCAAGTTGAGTTCTTTCCGTAAGCCTTCTGCTCTCCCTGTCTTCTTCCTCGTGGGTGTTGCTTTCTCCTTCTCATGTCCTCCAGGTACTTCAGGAACTCATTCATCCGCCAACCGCCTCTGCAGACGGATGTTCTGCTGAGTTAGAACCTCCATGTCCCTAGACATTTGAGCTATTCGAGCCTCCATCTCAGCCGTATGTTGATGAGATGTACCCCCCACCTCGTTACGGGGGTTATTAGCTCCTGAAACTATGGCTCTTGTTCGTACCATTTCAGATATATTTTTGCGTAGTAAACAACGCACACTTGCCAGttgtttcccacagacggcgccaatcTGTTAGAACAGATTCTGGTATGGTAGTTGATGAACGGAAGAGGCTATCTCCAAtatcctgcaaaagagaaaactTCGTCGGGGGGaatccgacaatcccactccgatgcttttGTCAGTATTATCTCAAGTGTATATTACTCTTAATCACAATGAGCAATCTGAAAAATACCTATCtagttgtgaggtatttataaatgaaatgttgAGAGTGGTCCGGCTTTTCCATTGGACCACATGTCAGATCCAGAGTGCTTGTCGACTACTCGGATCGTGGGATTGAGGTATATTCTCCACGATCgttgccaagtcggtctttaaccgacttaaGATCGTGGAGTCGTGATTCGTGCTCCGCAATCATTGCGGAGTCGGCCCTCAACCGGCTTTAGATCGTGGGGGCACCTTCCTATTGTGCAGATCGTGGGACTTCCTTCATGGTCGTCATAAGGTCGGTTTTTAACCGTCCTTGATTTTTATGTAGAGTCGGCAAATTACCGTGTCTGAACATGACAGTCTCAACAATTAGCCGTTGGTCCTAATTGCTTTGGATTATGGCCCATTGGGTGGAATCGGGATTATTTCCCAACAATTGCTTTGGATAATTTAGGTGAAAATCAGTGAAGTAAGATGTTTTTTGTCGGAAAGTGTCACCGTGTATAttgttaaatataataaaataaaataaaatttaacattaaaatagagagaatccTGAATTGGAATCGAATTCCACCAAACGAAATTATGGTAACATTAATTATGTAACTCTAATCAATAATCATCACCTTCATATCTTTTTCGATGGatctttataaattttgaattattttggcCGAATGAATTGGGGCATATTACCGATTGAAAATGTATCAATTACCTTGGCCAAATGAACTGAACCCACAGAGACCCAAATACAAATTTCtcatgaaaaatttgaaattaaatatgaatCATGAGTGAAGCACTTCAGCCAAATTGGTGACACAACACTAGCCCTCACAACCTCAAACCATGAATGCCTGCGAAGAGATAGAAAATGAGATCTAAGGCTACAATCGTTGTTAGGTGACGTTTGGTGTTAGGTGCTTCTTAGCAAGTTAAGTGTGTTGGTTAATTTCTGTTGGAATAACGAAATAGTTGGGATAGCGTGGCATGACAGCTATCCTCTGTGCCGAACCCCTCGTTGCAATTTAGACTAGCAGTGTGTCAGGGTTTGTAGCATGGCACTAGTAACAccaacgaaaaaacaaaaacctcaaCCAAGGGGTTTACTTAGTAGAGTAATGATGCTTTTACACCGATTTatcatacttatttattatactCATTTTATATCGGCTGAAgtgacgtattttaagtgactttcTACATCACTgcttaaaacatgtcatgtCATCCAGTGTGAAATCGGTatgaagagtaacattactaGTAGAATCTTGATAAATACTTtagtaatgttactcttcacacCTATTTATTACAATAATTTCATATTGACTGATGTTACGTGTTTTTAAGTGGCTTCTTATTTCAgccacttaaaagaaaaaataaaataaaattaaaagtcacttaaaacacgttacaTCAGCAAGTATAAAATTAGTATGATAAATGAAGGTGAAGAATAGCAttaataagagtaatgttatatatcacacCACCTAACCACTATGTTGATGTGTGACGTGTTTAAAGGGCACTGTCAATCCACCTTTAGGTCAAcaattgttaaaagaaaataaaaaataattaatgaattgACAGTGCCACATCAACAAAATAAGATAATAGTGtggtatatagtattactcCCTACGTAGTGTATAAGTTGAGAGTTTAAAATCCTCCAAGATAGAATACAATGTACATGCTTGGAAACTAGTTGAAAGTTCACCGTAAACACTTTcctcatcgaaaaaaaaaaaatgaaaatgagctattctttgttttttcagaTACCAATAACACCCTAAACCAGTTTTATTTTCCCCCTTTTCTTGAGGGGTGGCTCTCAAGCAAAGCTGTATTTTGATCATTGTCTGCTTATTCCATTTTCTTGTAGAATCTGTTCAAGCGCCTGGTTTAGACGAGTAATTCTACTATTTTAGAAGTCtctcttgtgtccctccaataataaggtagcttttaaaatcaacatttgattaaaattcaattgtgatcaatcacaagttcaatggtgattttaaaaactacatcatTATTGAAGGAATATAAGATAAACTTTCAGCATTACTCGATTTAAACTGCTTGCAATCATGAAAGAGAGAGACGAAAAAAAGCGTATAAATACTAAGATTAAGGTTATATTAAGATTATCCAATTTCATCAACCCGTAGAATACTtagattttttctaaaagaaaattaactaGTCTTTTGAGAAACTCCATTTTGTTCCTCCTATTTCTCTTTGTAGGGGAATATTCCAAGAATGGTATGCAAACCAAATAAAGAAACTATTCCATAGaaataaccattccattctATAGCCTATTTTGCATACCAAACATGCCCTAGGGCTCAAGGTTTATATATGCATTGATATAGTATAATCCTATGATATGCTTCTATTGTATTAAAATGATAGATGCTTGAAgaacaaatatataatatacacaTTTTGGTCAAAATCATATTGTGACAAGAAAAAATAGCAGTTGTTGCAGAGGTTCCCAGTGGATAGATATTTAAGTGAAACAATTAAAGCAAATACTCAGAAAAAGTAATCAAGATAGATTATGTCAAGAACTTTCGTTTAGATCTTAAAGCTGATTTTTGTTGCAACACAGTACAAGCTAAATCTTGCTTCCCTTCTCTGTTTAGCCCATAAAAAACTTCTCGAAAATTAACAGTACTAGGGACAATCCCACTATCAATCATTTCTGATATAAGCTGCAAGGCCTCTTCAGATCTACCTATCTTACAGAGAGAAGTAATGAATATTGAATAAGTTTTAAAATCAGGTAAAGGCCCTTTTAACTTCATACAACGGAAGATATCCCAAGCATCAACCACCTTCCCCGTGTTCATGTAACCACGTATCAGTTCTGTATAAGTAACAACAGTTGGTTGACAACCTTCCTGTTGCATTTTCTGGAAAACTTCTAGAGCTCTTTCTATCTGCTTATCCTTCATGAAATGAGCCATTAAAGATGTATAAACATGGACTGTTGGAGGGATACCTGCCTGCTTCAGAGAATCCACCTTAGCCAATGCCTCTTCTACACGTCCCTTTCGTAGTAATCCATGAACAAGGCTTCCATAAGTGTACTTGTCCAACATAGATCCTTCTGCCCCAACCTCATCCACCAATGCTTGAGCTTCATCCAACCTCCCTGCTTGACAAAGAGCCCTAATGTACAGGGAATGACTTAGTGGAATTGCAAAACCAACTCCACGAAGGGAATCTGTGCATCTTCTAGCATCTAACAGCCTACCAACTTCACATAAACAACCAAGATAAGCTTCAACCAGTTCTTTGTCAGGGATATATCCCGCACGCATCATTTCCTCAAATATTTTAATGGCTTCATCTGCCTTCCTCCCTTTCCTCCTACAAAGACTTATAATCAAATACTTGTAGCTACTGCCATTTGGTTGACAACTATTAACTTTCATCTCCCCAAAAATCTTCAAAGCAATCTCAGTCATACCTGTACGGCCATATTGCATAATCATGATTGTCCATGTATCAGATGTTATTGAGCAACCTCTTCTTCTCATTTCATAGAAAAGGTGTCTCATGTGCTTGAAATCTTTTCCGCGTCCAGCAAGTTTAATAGCCATGTTGTAAGTTTTTGTAGTGTGGCTATAACCAGATTGTTTTCCTGCCCATGAGAAAAAGTGTAATCCGGCAGAACCATGCATATTGCAATTGCGCAAGATCTCCACAACAAGGTCTGGTGTGAACTGAATATTGCACTTCTCCAAAGCTTCTTGAATTAGGCACCAATCTGTCGAGGTTGACAAAATCCTACAAATTTCATGCAAATCCTTCTCATCATAGTTCTTTGCAGGTGGCTCCATTAAGTGACAGTCCATCCTTACTGCCACTGATTGGTTAGAGTTCAACTCCAGCTTGAGCTCCTGTTCTCCAGTTGCATCAGTACTAGGTAACTCGCCTTCTTGTGGGTAAAGCTTATAGATTCTCCGCATCcgctttattttttcaatactATCCTGCTCTCCCTTTTTCTCCATATAAGACAAAATCCAATCAAATATTTCATCTCGAATGTCTATCTTATATGCCTGCATTTCATTAAAAACCTCGAAAATTTCATCTATCCTTGAAACCTTACAAAGCTCCTTAATGAATACTGAATAAGATTTCCAAGTAGGCTTGATGCCTCTGTCCTCCATACTCTTAAAAACTTTCCATGCTTCAGATACACGGTTTTGACTGACATGACCTGCAACCATGGCTGTGATTGCCACGGTATCTGGCTTAACTCCTCTTTCCAACATTTCATTATATAGCGCACAACCTTTTTCATACTCATCCAACCTGAAAAGACGCTGCATCAGCTCTGTATAGGTAGAAGTCATAGGCATGTGCCCAGCCTCTTTCATGCTTTGAAACAAATCAAGTGCCTTTGAAACATCATTTCTCTTCAAATACCCACTGATGATGATCCCATAAACCTTCCCGTCAACAAGATGTCTTCTCTTCATAATATTAACAATTTCCAGAGCATCGGCAACCCTATCAGCCCTACACAGTCCTTTCACCAAGGTCTCAAAGTATTCAGGGTCAAGTGTTACATCTTTACTTTTGAGTTCACGAATCcattctaaagcttctctaattcTCCCAGAGATGCACAAACTTTTCAGTACATATCCATAAACATTGTGCTCTGGAATCTGACAAACCCTCATCATGTCATCCGCAACTGAGCGAACAGCAGCAATATCTCCTGATCTTGCCATGCAATCCATTAGCATCTTATACAAACCCACATCAAGCACCATGTCCTTCTGGTCCATCTCCTTGTAGAATTCAATCACAATGTCAGCTTTTCTAGCAAAACAAAGTGCACGTATCATCTTCTTGTAAACCTGTGCATCTGGCTCACAACCACACTTCCTCATATTCTCAAAGGCCAACAAGGCTTTGCTAATCAGTTTTGCATTCCCATATAGGGAGATAATAATGGTCCAAGTCTTGATATCTTTCTCGCACAAGTTCTTCTCCATTTCCTCCACCAACTTCTCCACCAGCTGAAACTCTTTCGCTTCCCCAGCTATGGATAACATAGTATTGTAAGTCTTCGTTGTATGACGAAACTCATCCCTCCGATTCACCCAATTGAAGAATCTTAAGGCCAAATGTGGCACTTTAAAGCACCTTTTCAACACTTTCTCAACAACCTCTGAATCAAACCGAACACTCAACTTTTCTAACTGCTCCTCCATTGATACCAAACCGTTTTCCGCCCGAACAATCTCCGTAATCTTATGAACTTCAGGGCTAACATCGTTACCACCCAAATTTCCCAACTGGGCATCCTCCAAAGCCAATACATAATCCTTTTCTTGCACCACGGCATCTTCGGCATTTCCACAAACACCTTCGGTCCAGTTTGAGTGTTCTTCCTTTACCTCAGCGTCCATCCCATGAATATCTTTGGATACAGAAATCCCAGACACAGATCTATCTGCAGTGAAGCTATCAGCGCCTAAAACCTCTTTTATCTCATTGAATAGTAAGCCAAATGTACTAGTTTCTGCTCGGTTCTTCAAGTGGGTGTCTTGGGGTTTCTTGGACCGGGAGAGCTTAGTCAATGGAGATGGAATGGCTGCTTCTTTAGAAGACTCTGCTAGTAACTTCCTTGAACTGGAAATTCCCTGGATCAGTAAAagattatcaaaacaaaatatcacaacAGTAAACAATGTCTAGAAATCCGCATTTCAATGATTATAACTACTTTAACCTATACATGTATATTGAAGGATAAAACTCAAgcttcaaaacacacacacacacacacactgtgtGGGCGTGTATGAGCATGATTTAAAGGTTGAGTTTCATCCTCCAATTGACATGAATGCTTCCAAGATATGTACTTACATCATCCCTCCTCTTTTACAATCCTTCATTATACTTGCACtaaatcatattaaaaaaataaaaataaaaatctatacgTTTAAAAGATTAAACGTCTGGTGCATCTATAATGTGATGAAATTTTACTTGAGAATTCTGGACACTGCAAATGGTTTACAATATATGTCCATGTCTGTTGGAGAATGTCATGTTGAAAATGCTGCACAGATTCTCTGTTAAAGTATCCTAGCTACATAGGATAAAAACCAAGAAGAACTTCACTAAACTAGAGGACAGGTGAGGTACTAATATCAGTAAATTTTTGTCAagaatcaaaaggaaaaagttactttatttatatatatatatatgacaaaggATAAGTTAGCTGTACCAATTGttgaaaatattgataaaaaGGCCTCGAGATGTTTGCAGGAGGTGGTCTCCATAGTCTCTGCAGATAAGGTAACTCACCTGCAAAAGCAGTAAGTGTCATTCGATCCTCAAATATAAGTTATTATTAGACAGAAAACACTGAAAGGCattgaaataaatattatctCAAAGTCGACAACAACAATGGCATTTCAAACATAGAGCTTGGTTTTGAATGACAGgaccaacaacaaaaacaaaaatgctaTCTAAAAATTTTCCATTTCTAAAATCGGTTACTTATTAAAACTTCATATATGGCAAAATGTTTCCACCAAAAAAATTGGAGACTGACATGGAGAAATAGAGGATTCCAAGCGAGACGAAGATAAGTTGGCAGATACGTTGTAACTATGTTCCACCCTTTTTCCAACACGAAGCACAAATTGTATGTGTCCCTGCCAGCCCACCATGACCTCGAAAGCTAACTCTACCAACAAATTTTCTGCCAGGAAAATAGCAAATTATCTACAAGTAAGCACAATTAGACAGTAAAATCCAGACAACATCAGTGCACAAAACAATAGACATGTGTTAGTGGGGTAGCATCACCCAATCGACAAACTTAACACTCCTGAATTTGTTTTAGTCCCATTTTCATTCCTCAAACATGTTTGTCTAGAAAATCATCAACAtatagcaatatatatatatatataaggatccGTTTATTTCAGCATAAAATGTCTCAGCAGGAGGCTAAAAGGAGGGGATCTGCCACTGTATCCTTCCAGAACATCCAGAAGCAATTTGGAAGCAAGAAttgaactctctctctcactctctcactctGCAGCTTACCtttgatgaaaattttcaaCTAATGGAGGGGTGTGgaacaaaaagttataatattccCCTCCCTTGAGACTAACAAACATTTTCTATAAAGCTGTTCATGAGTTGGTTACCTAATGATGAAACACATATGACCGCATATGCAATTTTCAATGACAAATAGGCAAATATGATTCGAAGGCTCAATATAAAGTATCACAATTTCCTCAGAAATTATTGTCGAACTTGCAGCCTTATAGTGGTCCTATCACGTTCGTGTAGAATGCCTACTTCCAAAACCTTCATTAAgcttgatgaaaatatataattgattaAGGATTAaacaattttcaattattttctaaTATGCTTTTTAACTCCCCTATCATTATTGTTGTTTGAACAGGGTACTAAAATGTGCctcaggtactaaaaaataTGCTTTTGTTTTGATGAAGTATGAACATATCCTGTTTCTATGGTTATAACAGAAAATGTATAACATAGAACAATATTGTTTATCAGTGTAATTTCAAAATTCACAAATGcagatattttaattttaaggaagGGATGATCGCAACTAAAAAGGCTTGGCTAGATTGGTTAGAAGAGTCATAATATCGAAACCCCATATATGGTTCAGGACTACATTGAAGATAGTTCTGAAGTTGTGTCAATATAAATGTTAGTCATGTCTCTTGTGATCTTAAAGGTGCTCAATGGAAGTAAATGTAATTCACTCCTATTCAAGGCAAAAGAACACATCCAAGGCGAAAATTCTAATATGTTGCCATTTTCCATCACTTGACAAAAATTCTCCCTTGGAACTGAAACCAAAAACTCCTGCCGTTAAGTAAATAAAATTGCACCCATGTAACCCAAATGGATCCAGACTCTGTAAACAAGTTCCAAATAAGCCTTGATACAGCAGCTTTCTTCCAATCTGTGACTTTCCTTCAACCTAATCCACCCTCTTTTTAGGTACACAACGTAAGCATTGAAGGACTGGTTGACATCAGTGACATTTCAGTGACATTTCACAAATAAGAATTGAACTTCGGCACAATCAACTTTATGTAACCTTTTtcaaaatattgaagaaattagTCCAACACACATGAATGCTATAAAGGACTGGTTGAATTAACCGcaattttcccaaaatttgTTTTGCAC encodes:
- the LOC133874016 gene encoding putative pentatricopeptide repeat-containing protein At5g06400, mitochondrial isoform X1; this translates as MVGWQGHIQFVLRVGKRVEHSYNVSANLSSSRLESSISPCELPYLQRLWRPPPANISRPFYQYFQQLGISSSRKLLAESSKEAAIPSPLTKLSRSKKPQDTHLKNRAETSTFGLLFNEIKEVLGADSFTADRSVSGISVSKDIHGMDAEVKEEHSNWTEGVCGNAEDAVVQEKDYVLALEDAQLGNLGGNDVSPEVHKITEIVRAENGLVSMEEQLEKLSVRFDSEVVEKVLKRCFKVPHLALRFFNWVNRRDEFRHTTKTYNTMLSIAGEAKEFQLVEKLVEEMEKNLCEKDIKTWTIIISLYGNAKLISKALLAFENMRKCGCEPDAQVYKKMIRALCFARKADIVIEFYKEMDQKDMVLDVGLYKMLMDCMARSGDIAAVRSVADDMMRVCQIPEHNVYGYVLKSLCISGRIREALEWIRELKSKDVTLDPEYFETLVKGLCRADRVADALEIVNIMKRRHLVDGKVYGIIISGYLKRNDVSKALDLFQSMKEAGHMPMTSTYTELMQRLFRLDEYEKGCALYNEMLERGVKPDTVAITAMVAGHVSQNRVSEAWKVFKSMEDRGIKPTWKSYSVFIKELCKVSRIDEIFEVFNEMQAYKIDIRDEIFDWILSYMEKKGEQDSIEKIKRMRRIYKLYPQEGELPSTDATGEQELKLELNSNQSVAVRMDCHLMEPPAKNYDEKDLHEICRILSTSTDWCLIQEALEKCNIQFTPDLVVEILRNCNMHGSAGLHFFSWAGKQSGYSHTTKTYNMAIKLAGRGKDFKHMRHLFYEMRRRGCSITSDTWTIMIMQYGRTGMTEIALKIFGEMKVNSCQPNGSSYKYLIISLCRRKGRKADEAIKIFEEMMRAGYIPDKELVEAYLGCLCEVGRLLDARRCTDSLRGVGFAIPLSHSLYIRALCQAGRLDEAQALVDEVGAEGSMLDKYTYGSLVHGLLRKGRVEEALAKVDSLKQAGIPPTVHVYTSLMAHFMKDKQIERALEVFQKMQQEGCQPTVVTYTELIRGYMNTGKVVDAWDIFRCMKLKGPLPDFKTYSIFITSLCKIGRSEEALQLISEMIDSGIVPSTVNFREVFYGLNREGKQDLACTVLQQKSALRSKRKFLT
- the LOC133874016 gene encoding putative pentatricopeptide repeat-containing protein At5g06400, mitochondrial isoform X2, whose amino-acid sequence is MDAEVKEEHSNWTEGVCGNAEDAVVQEKDYVLALEDAQLGNLGGNDVSPEVHKITEIVRAENGLVSMEEQLEKLSVRFDSEVVEKVLKRCFKVPHLALRFFNWVNRRDEFRHTTKTYNTMLSIAGEAKEFQLVEKLVEEMEKNLCEKDIKTWTIIISLYGNAKLISKALLAFENMRKCGCEPDAQVYKKMIRALCFARKADIVIEFYKEMDQKDMVLDVGLYKMLMDCMARSGDIAAVRSVADDMMRVCQIPEHNVYGYVLKSLCISGRIREALEWIRELKSKDVTLDPEYFETLVKGLCRADRVADALEIVNIMKRRHLVDGKVYGIIISGYLKRNDVSKALDLFQSMKEAGHMPMTSTYTELMQRLFRLDEYEKGCALYNEMLERGVKPDTVAITAMVAGHVSQNRVSEAWKVFKSMEDRGIKPTWKSYSVFIKELCKVSRIDEIFEVFNEMQAYKIDIRDEIFDWILSYMEKKGEQDSIEKIKRMRRIYKLYPQEGELPSTDATGEQELKLELNSNQSVAVRMDCHLMEPPAKNYDEKDLHEICRILSTSTDWCLIQEALEKCNIQFTPDLVVEILRNCNMHGSAGLHFFSWAGKQSGYSHTTKTYNMAIKLAGRGKDFKHMRHLFYEMRRRGCSITSDTWTIMIMQYGRTGMTEIALKIFGEMKVNSCQPNGSSYKYLIISLCRRKGRKADEAIKIFEEMMRAGYIPDKELVEAYLGCLCEVGRLLDARRCTDSLRGVGFAIPLSHSLYIRALCQAGRLDEAQALVDEVGAEGSMLDKYTYGSLVHGLLRKGRVEEALAKVDSLKQAGIPPTVHVYTSLMAHFMKDKQIERALEVFQKMQQEGCQPTVVTYTELIRGYMNTGKVVDAWDIFRCMKLKGPLPDFKTYSIFITSLCKIGRSEEALQLISEMIDSGIVPSTVNFREVFYGLNREGKQDLACTVLQQKSALRSKRKFLT